One genomic region from Candidatus Bathyarchaeia archaeon encodes:
- a CDS encoding aminotransferase class V-fold PLP-dependent enzyme, translating into MENLEKTRELFPIVKNKVFLNHAAQSPLPKPVADAVKKCVEDFSAFGGVSTSEWDDYGKALFARLIGAKPEEIALVENTSIGLNIAANMLEYPPGSKVVTTDLEYPSVVYPWLKRSLGVKIHYVKNVGGKIPLEDFEKAVDDSTVAVAVSHVEYVNGFRNDLRALSQIAHEHGAYLIVDAIQSAGVIPIDVKREGVDFLATACYKWLLSPTGAAYLYVREDLIEKFEPSYIGWASVKQEIFETVDFWDIWNLRLSETASRFEVGTPSFLSFVGAAEAIKMLLSFGIENIEKRVLKLTDHLIEAVKALGLELQTPEEPKHRSGIVNFKIDKPKEIAEQLRRMGIVVSARANGIRVSPHFYNTEEEIDKLIDEVKKA; encoded by the coding sequence ATGGAAAACTTAGAAAAGACTCGTGAATTGTTTCCAATAGTCAAGAACAAGGTTTTCTTGAATCATGCTGCTCAGTCTCCGCTTCCAAAGCCAGTTGCCGACGCTGTCAAAAAATGTGTGGAGGATTTTTCCGCGTTTGGAGGCGTTTCCACTTCGGAGTGGGATGACTATGGGAAAGCCTTGTTTGCAAGGCTTATAGGCGCAAAGCCGGAGGAAATAGCCCTAGTCGAGAACACTTCCATTGGCTTAAACATAGCTGCGAACATGTTGGAGTATCCGCCGGGCTCAAAGGTTGTGACTACTGATTTGGAGTATCCCTCGGTGGTTTATCCATGGCTTAAACGAAGCCTAGGCGTCAAAATCCATTATGTTAAAAATGTTGGCGGGAAGATTCCGCTTGAAGATTTTGAGAAAGCCGTAGACGATAGCACTGTTGCTGTTGCGGTAAGCCACGTTGAATATGTTAATGGCTTCAGAAACGATTTGAGGGCTTTAAGCCAAATAGCCCATGAGCACGGCGCTTACCTAATCGTTGACGCCATACAGTCGGCTGGCGTAATACCAATAGACGTTAAACGCGAAGGCGTAGACTTTCTGGCAACGGCATGCTACAAGTGGCTTCTAAGCCCCACTGGAGCGGCATACCTCTATGTACGGGAAGACCTCATAGAAAAATTTGAGCCGTCCTACATTGGATGGGCAAGCGTTAAACAAGAAATTTTTGAAACTGTGGATTTTTGGGACATTTGGAATTTGAGGCTTTCAGAAACGGCAAGCCGCTTCGAGGTCGGCACACCAAGCTTCTTAAGTTTTGTGGGCGCGGCTGAAGCCATAAAAATGCTCTTGAGCTTTGGAATTGAAAACATTGAAAAACGCGTTTTAAAGCTTACAGACCATTTGATAGAGGCTGTTAAAGCCTTAGGCTTAGAGCTTCAAACACCAGAAGAACCTAAACACCGCTCTGGAATAGTCAACTTCAAAATTGACAAGCCAAAAGAGATTGCTGAACAATTAAGGCGCATGGGCATCGTTGTATCCGCAAGAGCCAACGGAATAAGAGTCTCACCACACTTCTACAACACGGAGGAAGAAATAGACAAACTCATAGATGAGGTTAAAAAGGCATAA